Proteins from one Podospora pseudoanserina strain CBS 124.78 chromosome 1, whole genome shotgun sequence genomic window:
- the BNA1 gene encoding 3-hydroxyanthranilic acid dioxygenase (COG:E; EggNog:ENOG503P1R4), whose protein sequence is MLTQPINLPKWLEENSHLLKPPINNYCVYNEGFTVMIVGGPNARTDYHINQTPEWFYQHRGAMLLKIVDPTDNNTFKDIIIRQGDMFLLPPNTPHNPVRFADTVGIVLEQKRPEGSIDRMRWYCQSCKEIVHEASFHCTDLGTQIKAAVEAFKEDEEKRTCKKCGEVAAWKPAEGSLKDPNLEEA, encoded by the exons ATGctcacccaacccatcaaccTGCCAAAATG GCTTGAAGAAaactcccacctcctcaaaccccccatcaacaactaCTGCGTCTACAACGAAGGCTTCACCGTCATGATCGTCGGCGGCCCCAACGCCCGCACCGACTACCACATCAACCAAACCCCCGAATGGTTCTACCAGCACCGCGGCGCCATGCTCCTCAAGATCGTCGACcccaccgacaacaacaccttcaaggacatcatcatccgccaaGGCGACatgttcctcctcccgcccaacaccccccacaaCCCCGTCCGCTTCGCCGACACCGTTGGCATCGTCCTCGAGCAAAAGCGTCCAGAGGGGAGCATCGACCGGATGAGGTGGTACTGCCAGTCATGCAAGGAGATTGTTCACGAGGCGAGCTTTCACTGCACCGATTTGGGGACGCAGATCAAAGCTGCGGTGGAGGCTTTcaaggaagacgaggagaagaggacaTGTAAAAAGtgtggggaggtggcggcgtGGAAGCCCGCCGAGGGGAGTCTGAAGGATCCTAatttggaggaggcttgA
- a CDS encoding hypothetical protein (EggNog:ENOG503NV1X; COG:Q) has product MMIFRRGLATATNATTMASLKKAGKVVCIGRNYADHIAELNNTRPKQPFFFLKPSSSILAPGEGPVVRPKGVDLHYEVELALVLGKRIRDFDENDNKAALDAIDSYALSIDMTARNVQNEAKKKGLPWDICKGFDTFLPVSNVINKSAIPDPHNIELYLTVNDKVQQQDSTELMLFRIPKILGDISKVMTLNPGDIILTGTPKGVGPVVPGDVMKAGIRINGKELEEAKIEVQVEESTGAYQYGET; this is encoded by the exons atgaTGATCTTCCGGAGAGGTTTGGCTACGGCCACAAACGCAACCACAATGGCGTCGCTCAAGAAGGCTGGCAAGGTCGTGTGCATTGGCCGCAACTATGC GGACCACATTGCTGaactcaacaacacccgcCCCAAGCaacccttcttttttctgaagccttcttcctccatcttggCCCCCGGGGAGGGTCCGGTCGTCCGCCCCAAGGGTGTTGACCTTCACTACGAAGTCGAGCTCGCCCTTGTCCTCGGCAAGCGTATCAGAGACTTTGATGAGAATGACAACAAGGCCGCTCTCGACGCCATTGACA GCTACGCCCTCAGCATCGACATGACCGCCCGCAACGTCCAAAAcgaagccaagaagaagggcctCCCCTGGGACATCTGCAAGGGCTTcgacaccttcctccccgtcaGCAACGTCATCAACAAGTCGGCCATTCCCGACCCCCACAACATCGAGCTCTACCTCACCGTCAACGACAAGGTCCAGCAGCAGGACTCGACCGAGCTGATGCTCTTCCGCATCCCCAAGATCCTCGGCGACATCTCCAAGGTCATGACCCTCAACCCAggcgacatcatcctcactgGCACCCCCAAGGGCGTCGGCCCGGTCGTTCCCGGCGACGTCATGAAGGCTGGTATCAGAATCAACggcaaggagctcgaggaggccaagattgaggtccaggtggaggagtcAACTGGTGCTTACCAGTACGGCGAGACGTaa
- a CDS encoding hypothetical protein (EggNog:ENOG503PEVP) produces MESIQLAQMLADLSDLNAAQEASAAVALVNANKNLNQPTTTAPSDASQPSDLVRPPIRPGQRNHQRTGSAGSLGSSSFLSRTASPAKFDKYGRRILTPPNTRANSSYGSIPGTPRGEQISDDDVDRAGSLMALYEIRAKLKDQDNRSLLKLREKITSLQLARQQQERLEKGPTSLTGFAGETANKSRYSYPKHS; encoded by the exons ATGGAGAGCATTCAACTGGCACAGATGCTAGCTGACCTTAGCGACCTAAATGCAGCT CAGGAAGCTTCGGCCGCTGTGGCTTTGGTCAACGCCAACAAGAATCTCAACCAGCCTACGACCACTGCCCCTTCCGACGCCAGCCAACCCTCTGATTTGGTACGGCCACCGATCCGCCCGGGTCAGCGCAATCACCAGCGCACCGGTTCCGCCGGCTCTCTgggttcttcttctttcctttcccgTACCGCTTCGCCGGCCAAGTTTGATAAATACGGTCGTCGCATTCTTACACCGCCCAACACACGAGCCAACTCCTCGTATGGATCAATACCGGGAACCCCTCGTGGAGAG CAGATAAgcgacgacgatgtcgacCGAGCCGGCTCACTCATGGCCTTGTACGAGATCCGCGCGAAGTTGAAGGACCAAGATAATCGAAGCTTGCTCAAGCTTAGGGAGAAGATCACGTCGCTGCAGCTTGCGAGACAACAACAGGAGAGACTTGAGAAGGGGCCTACTTCGCTAACAGGGTTCGCTGGCGAAACCGCCAACAAGTCAAGATACAGTTATCCCAAACACTCATGA